The window CAAAGTGCTGGACATCTAGTAAACCTGATTCATTTCAACCAACTCTCACCAAATAAAAATTGGTTTTCAAGTGGTGAGCAGCCCAGATCTCAGTctgataaaatggaaaaacaaattaaatgtcTCAGCAATTTCAAAATGATGACATTAATGTGAGAcacaaagatctttttttttatgacaaaagaattaaagttatctATTTCTCTTCATGGCTGTCCTCACACAACTCTTCACGGTTAATTAGTAAACATGATGCCTCAATTAAGCCTGCATCATTTGAGCATGTGGAAACCACATCTGTTACGGTTTTAGATTTTGATATCCTTGTTTTTGATGGTTTCAGCTCTGGAGAAGTGGCATACAAATATGTGCTGCTGTCTTCTGCACTCTTAGAAAAAGATGTATCTGATACACCTTCTGACGGATGAAAGTAAGATAGGGTTGCCAGCTCTGGGTTGATGGAGTATTGACTGTCATAAgttttataactgaaaaaaaaaagaacagataacaAAAATTGTGTTTAACTGTGCACATTTGTAACTAATTCAATataattcaattatattttatttataagaaataaaatataatttaattgtaATATAATTGTCTAATGTACTAGATCATTAATAACAGTATGTAAATGATATAGCTTTTCTTTAAtagtaatattattatatttaaagccTATGTAGATGAAGCATTTTTAAACCTTAAGACTAGAATGTAGAAACCTATTTACTGAAACAATGAGGTTTAATAAGATGGAAATGGTGCTGTATGCTTGcaattccagctatttgggaggctgaggcaggaggataacaagtttggagccagcctgggcaacttagcaagactctgtctcaaaatacaaaataaaaatggctggggtatggctcagtggtaaagtgcccctggattgaATTACCAGtacaactaaataaaagaaaaaaaatttttttaattaaagagtaATAAGAAACATGTAAAATTACATGGAATTAGAGGGACTAAATACTTAGCATCAGAGTTTTAATGGACTAAAGAAATATATgtgaaagacctaagcaaccACATTTTActtgggacctcattttgctctgaaacttaacccctgagctactgcagtcctaaagtcaggaaataCCCACAGAAAGCTCTGTGCAAACAGTTCTCTCGAAAAAAGCCACAGACAGTGACTGcctaagataggccaagatatcgaaatatctgaaattccagatgcCCCCCCACCTAGGTGGGGTGACCAATATCTAAACCAGAAGCCCTTCAGCTTGGCATGTACCCCCCTTGGGACACCCtcatggtttaaaccaatcattttTAAGAGCAtcaaccccttgaactaaccaataatcCTTTCCAGCTTCTTTCCTGCCACTTGatatgctaatcatgttttagagttgttttatgattttcctggcggtgtgtgatgatttgctaagagatgctatgatgtatgtgaagtccctgcctttcccaaagagtgtataaaactgctgcaaaccctgggcttggggcctctcagcatcaccagctGTTGTGTGcacagaggaccgagctagctcgcaataaacacctctttgctgcttacatggatcttggtctctggtggtcttttcggggtcctgaattcgagcatatcatctttccctttcttccgTGGCGAAGAGGATGCGGAGCAATTTTGGGCAATCATCCCAGGTAGGCTGGTGAGTAAACATAACACTATCCAGGAGAGAGATTAAACTCTTTGGGCTGTCAGAGTAATGGGGGGTTTTGATTCTTCCAATTGTATAAATCACTAGTGGAGAAGGGCCAATACTGAAGTCTAGGGTTCTCGGTCTTGTCAGGGGGCCCTATCTCCCTGAGGGGCAAGATTACAGTGGTGTCAGGATCTTGGGCAGGGGACAGGGTGCGTTGGGCTCCCCCTGGAGTTCCCACTGCTGGTCTTTCCAGTGCCCCGTCTGCTctgctcttcctgctcctccctctgCACCCCCCTCATCCGGCTGGTTGGAGGGGCACATAGGGAGGGGGCGCAGATTCCGAGAGAAGCAGGTCGTCGCCCCCTTGGAGGACTGGATACAGGGGGGCTGACGGTTGGGTAGGTACCGGGGTTCGTGGCCTAGAATCAACCTCTTTTGCCACAAAAATGTCGGCCTCATGTGCCACATGTAAAAAGGGAGTTAGCCAATTAGGGGGGTCCTCGAGTAAGTCCATCCACCCTAAGATGTAAGGGTTCTGTTATGGATGTCCCTCTCAGGCGAAAAATCATGTTCTTCACTCGAAGGACTGCACTTTTGTCAAAGGTCCCCTCTGGTGGCCACCCTACCCCAAAGTAACTagctttctttcctttatctttattcCCAAATTATGTCCTCTTTCCCTATCTTCTGTGAAATGGTCAGTCAGTACGGTCAAAGGAGTAGTCTGAGTTTGTCCCATGTctaagtggaaagagaaaaacagctaCAACTATTCCTCAAATCAAGATTataacagacagacagacagcaaaTGCCTCGCATAGTGTTTCAAAGAGGATTTCAGAAGGCAGAGTAGATCTTCCACTGGACTCCCCTGGTGGCTTACGACCTGCAAGAATTCTGAGGGGGATTAGTTCCCTTGCCAGGGTGTCAAGGTGGAGGCAGACAGGACAATAGAAACACAGATAACACAGAATGCACAGGGCTGTGTGGATTGCTAAACTGAAACTAAAAGCGGAGGCAGATGGAGGATCTGTCAGCTACAAAATACAGACGCCTTTAGTAAAGGGCGATCCATTCAGAACCCAGAAGGGGCTAGGGACGTCTCCCACAATCCCCCGTCAGCGGCCCTATAGTGCGTCCACCAGGACCTTTTGCCGACCAGAAAATACAGAACCCCAAACTGCAGGCAACCAGAGTACAGAAAATTACACATCGGCAATGCCTTAATTTACCGGCTGGGTTTTCATCACCTGTCTATCGAGACCTCTGGGTAGGCTTATAAGGGGGATCCTGGACGAGCCCCCAATGATATGCTTGAGTTCTGgaccccccaaaagaccaccagagaccaagatccatgtaagcagcaaagaggtgtttattgcgagctagctagGTCCTCTGTGCACACAACagctggtgatgctgagaggccctgagcccagggtttgcagcagttttatacactctttggggaaggcagggacttcacatacatcatagcatctcttagcaaatcatcacacactgcaggaaaacgataaaacaactctaaaacatgattagcctATCAAGTGGCGGGAAAGAAGCTGGAAAGgattattggttagttcaaggggttgaTGCTCTTAaaaatgattggtttaaaccatgaGGGTGTCCCAAGGGGATACATGCCAAGCTGAAGGGCTTCTGGTTTAGATATTGGTCACCCCACctaggtggggggggggcatctggaatttcagatatttcgatatcttggcctatcttaggCAATCACTGTCTGTGGCTTTTTTTCGAGAGAACTGTTTGCACAGAGCTTTCTGTGGGtatttcctgactttaggactgcagtaggtcaggggttaagtttcagagcaaaatgaggtcccaagtaaaatgaggttgcttaggtctttcaaTATGATTTGTTAAGAATACAACAATCAAAAGAATTACTGTTAACTGTGAACATGAAGCAATTCTATTAGGATTTTTGAAAATAATCGGTCACActgtataaatgaaaatttaaaaaacaagccCCTTATTCAggttttagttgatttttttttaaattttagttatagatggacacaacatctttatttatttatttttatgtggagctaaggatcgaacccagtgccccaggctttcaaggcaagtgctctgccactgagctacaactccagccccaggttttagttgattttttttttttatgagaaagaACAAATGGATAAACTTCAAAGTATAAATGAGACAGAGGATCTGCTTTTCCTAAGAGTATCAGGTAAGGCTTGCTTTGATGAAAAATGTTAGGCCCTAAGAAGATCTGCTATTAAGGGAAAATATATATTCCTTGTAAGTTCCTTGCTTAGATTCTGGATGGTCATTTTAAGTGATAGctgctattttaagaaaaatttctctttccGACCCAAAGGGACTtgctgagaaaggctcaccactccttCATATCAACCCCACCCTTAACCTCCTATATTATGACCCACCTGGCTCTCCTCCCTGAAcgtgccccataaaagtcccagaactcaagcctgtgtTGCCTgtctccatctatggagagatggcctttatttgtcagctctgacaaattctcctatgtatctctgcctggtctccgtctttcatttcttgctcgcCCATCTCTCAgttccttgctttcttttcatcCCTATGgctgacaatttaaaatattgggGAAAAGTTCAAGTTCAGGATGATGCCTGAGATGGCCCCATGCTCCTTGGGAATAGAGGAAATGGAGTCACACTGAAAGACTGACAGCTCCATTATTCAGGCATTACAATATGCTATCAATTTACCCAGGACAGGAGGGACTGAGCTTGACAGCATGCATCGGTTATAAACACTGCAGAGGTTGGTGGGCTTACCTTAGCTGCTTCAGTTTGTACAGTGTGGCACTACAGAATGCCAAGAGAGCGACAAATAGGAAAAGGGTCATCAATGAGATACCCAGCATTAATTTGATCTTGATATCCTCTAGATCGTctgatttgcttatttttgtagtGTTGACATCAGATTctgacaggaaaggaaaaaaaaggcaatggAGAAGAGTGGATTCTTGATGTTTTCCTGGAGATTGAGGTTGGTAGAAGATGCAGAGAAGCCCCATGCCACCCTCAGTGTCCACTGCTCATTCTCCTACCACAGGCAATGCAGAGAGAAGGCTACTTCCCATGCCAAGCACTCCTTCCTCTTTACCCTTCACAGCACTCTTGGAGGAGCTGTCCTTAGCTCCATTTTACAGGATCTCAGCAGTTCATGAATTTTCTCCTtgcacacagctagtaagtggcagagtctGACTTTAAACCCAGGTTACCAGATGTCAAAATGTGTATGTAGCAGACTTTCTCCCTGACTTTCCTAGAAACCAGTTAAAGTAATTGATCATCTCTGTAGAGATGACTATTAATATGATCAATATACACACAAGGCACTAGTGTGAAGAAAAGGGTGATGTTCTGTTGTTGCAACATGTACTGGTTgttctttgaaataaaaggaTGGTGTGTGCAGGCTCTCTCCATGAGGTTAAAGGGCTAAGCTTGCCTTTAATTACTGAGATGACTAAATCTAGTGTACTTGACATTGCATCGAGaattgcaaacattttttaactcttaaaaataagttaaatcaaAAAGTGATGCCTGGATCCAGAGACATGAAGAAAGTTATTAAAACTAGTAATACAAAATGACTCTTTACTGACAGATCTGACCTTTTCCTGAATATTCATCTGACTTAATAAACTTGgttatcactttcttttttcacaGTTCCTCCCACCTCCATTCCAAATGGTCCAAAGATCTTTCTTTTATGTAATAGTTAATAAGCAATAACAAATTCCCATGTCTGAGCTCTCTGATAAAACTTAAAATGGTCAAAGTGTGATCTTCTTCCCTGTGGAAGGAGATGTAGAGAGCAGTCAATGGCTGTTAGCTGACTCTGAGACCAATTGTTTGGAGAATAATCCAACAAattgttaaaatggaaaattctccTAAGTTGCTTTTCTGCCTCCTTAAAGAGTCATTCTAAAGAGGCTTGTTCATAGTGCATTTATCAAGGTCATGGTCAGAACCAGAGAAGAGTTTGGAATTCCTAATCACTGAAATAGCCAGTTACAGGTGTGGGCAGGTTTTTGCtcttagcctcagtttctttctctataaaatggaaataaatccaACTTCATGGAGTTGCTGTGAGGATTGACATAATAATGCAGCTAAAGCACCAGAATACCCTTTGTGTGCTCAGCAAGTGACAGAAAATCAATCAAGCCACATTTAATCACTTCAGTTAAAGAAACAACAAAGCGTTTCTAAAATGACCCAGCATTAGTGATCCCTGTGGATagcatttcaaaacaaaaaagactcaCTCCATTTTCTTGAAGTACCACAAGGCAAATGGCGACATTCTTCAAATAATTCAGTACAGAACTGGGGTGACAGGTCTTGGATATATCAccagatatatttctttttccatcattttttgtAGGACAGGCATTTTGGGGAAAATTAACACATTGCTTTTTCATGAAAgtgtccattcaaattaggagttgttttaaaaatgcaattactCCATTAAGGTAAAGTGTATTCAGCAACAGGAACTCACATTCATTACTGGTGAGAGTTGTGCCGTagtacagccactctggaggacagtttggtagtttcttaCAAAGCTAACGTGTGTATTATATTTTGATGATGGGCACATGAAATTATGCATTATTCAAAACCCAAAGAACTGTAAAATACAAAGTGTGAAccttaatgtaaactatggactttagcCAATCATACtcttatttcataaattaaaacaaatgtgaCACACCCatgcaagatgttaataataggggAAAATAAAGAGGCGTAGGATGTGGGACCCCTATGTACTTTAAGTTAAATTTTTCCCTAATCCTAAAATTCCTCTGCAAttaaagcttttctttttctttctttcttttcttctttttttttttttaaagactgccTTCTCTGTATTTCCACTCACCTACTACTCTATTTTGTTTCTCTGGGTCAGGAATAGAAGCTATGAAGCATTCGTCTGCAAATTTGTAACTGAAGAAGAATATTCAGGAATCATTACTCTTCTAAAACAGGAAATGTCCTCTTTCATGTGATGTTGGCCACCAGGACACCCTCCTGCCTGCACTACACTTTACTAGGAAAATAGTATCACCAAGGGACAATAAACGTGagtatttatgtatctattaaCTGAAGTACTCTTCTTACCTGGAATTGGTTGAAATAATTGATCTCTATCATCCATGCTCACTGTTGTTCCATTTATAGCTGTTAAAACAATAAATTGATGGTCATGGCAAATAACATTCTCTAGGTaaaattaatatatgtgtatGATCATGTATTTACAGAGGATGTAGGTCCTGTTCTCAATATTCATGGTAATTATGTTCTGCACAGTAAACAGCAGAATAACTCTGGCTTGAAGAAAGCTTACCCACCACATACATTTTCTCCATTAGACACATCACTGCCTTCTTGCATTAAAGAAAATTAACCAGCTAGTTTAACACCACACTTGGGGGCCAGCTGAAGGGATGACTGAGTGTACTTATCAggacattaaaaatatatgaagttcTGCTGATGTCTAAATGGCCTTGAAGATTCTGAAAGCATTGATTTTGAGTGACAAAGGTATCATGGTGAGTAGATGATACAGAGTATAAATACAGAATGCACAAACAGTGAGGATTGACtgaatattgtatatatttcacatttagcATGCATGTATATCTGTGtggtacatgtatatatacataactacatgtgcacatacatacatttatttatacatgcatattctGATTTGGACaggtgtgcatatatatttatgatacatATAAATTTGTGCATGTATAtatcttgataaatattttacatgtttacAAGCTTCTCTGTATGTTTATGTGCACCCTGTTGCAAACACTAGAGGACCTATATTGTGCAAGAAccttatttaaaagttttaatcatGAATTAAATTGAATAACTAGATTTTAACATCTATATGAGAATAAGCCTTTGGGGGAGTGGATTAAAAACTCTCTTTAGCACCTCTCTCTGGGTTTGTTTGGCATCTGCTATTACCTATGGTAACCAAACATTGACTTATTCTTATCACTGTACGTATTTAGACTAATCATGGCTTTCCTATACAAGATTTTAGAGAACCAAATCTTTTTTCCCAGCTGCCCATGATATGAATTTACCTCTAGCTAACATTGTCCAAAAATCTGGAACATTTGGAGTTGTTtctgtagggaaaaaaatgataagtaagAATACATTGTCTTAAATTAGACACCTAGTTCAAGACTTTAGAGTAGACCTATCCTGTATTGTTatgattttacaaatatttcttaaggAACAATAATCTTGGCAGAAAAGTAAAGTGGTGGTGTTGATTTTGTAAACTTTCACTCACAATCCCTTTTCCTTTAATAATTTAGGAAGCCTGTATCATTGactctatcatatatatattattcctCAAGCAGGTagatttttacattattattaagttacatttaaatatatctaatacattgatatgtatataaataaaaactcagatatatatgtaaatattttaagttggtaaatgttttcttttatacaatataaatatacattcatTTAGCAGTATGTAATTTATGTAGATACAAACATaacactttttgaaaataaaatttataaaaatcccAGTACCTACTCCTTGCGAGAAACATCTGAAATTTGACTCAAGACATTTACCACTTAAAAGATTTTATAGTGACTTTAAAATGTAGTAGTATAAATTCTTTAAGCATGCTATTCCTTTACATAATGCTCAGAGTGgtgaatattataattttaaattatatgacaTGATCCAGATATGAATACAATATAGTAGTTTTAATACTTGGCCTTTTGCGACGAAAGTGTTTTTCTTCAGTTGTTATCCTGGCAATTTTACCTAGGAAGAGAGATAAAGAAttatcaatatatgaaaatattggaTAAACAACTACGATATTAAgcatattttgaaggaaaaatacaacacagacaaggagagagaagagatggaAGAGAAAGATGAAGTTTTCCTGAAATGACTTACAGAGGAGAAAGGACCAGGCACTGAAGAATAAGATTTGGGGATGATGGGCTGTCTGAGGCGAGGTTAACATGCCTATaacttgagagagagaaaaagcaaggcacAGGGGGCCAGGCTCCTCTGGAGGTCTGGGAGATCACTGGCTAAGACACTTGGTTTCAAAGGTCAAGGCACAACCTTAAAATAACAGCTGCAGTCCAGAGCAGCCTGGTTGTTGTTCAATGTGATGACATGAAGAGGAGGCACCAAGAGTGTCCTTGTCAATTGGAAACAGTTTGGAATGTAAGGATTTGGGATTGCACATTGGATCGGCAGGCCTCATTCAGCACCCATCTCAGTCTATAATGTGTCTGTCTGGAGGTACATCACTGAGACAGGTGTGGGAACAATTGAGACTGGAGGCCCATTTCCCCCATGTAGTTGGCAATCCTAGTTAACTGCTGAATGCAGGAGCCAGTGCAAGTTCCATATGGAGTTCAGACCTTCCCAGGAGTGGGGAGTTGAACAGAGAGGCAGAATGAATCTAGACTGAGCCCACAAACCCCTTTCAGGTATCCTGCTGACAAGGAAGGATGGAAAGGGAAACCCATTACTAGAGTTGATGCTGACTC is drawn from Urocitellus parryii isolate mUroPar1 chromosome 4, mUroPar1.hap1, whole genome shotgun sequence and contains these coding sequences:
- the LOC113182143 gene encoding equatorin-like translates to MEELPEVNSSDGDYYYKEDENMDNNISISDEGNNAESIPFIQHEEEIHMDTTPANEKTGNYYKDIKQYVFTTKNPNGTESEINVTATTGLRFAVKHQTTPNVPDFWTMLARAINGTTVSMDDRDQLFQPIPESDVNTTKISKSDDLEDIKIKLMLGISLMTLFLFVALLAFCSATLYKLKQLSYKTYDSQYSINPELATLSYFHPSEGVSDTSFSKSAEDSSTYLYATSPELKPSKTRISKSKTVTDVVSTCSNDAGLIEASCLLINREELCEDSHEEK